One Nitrospira sp. DNA window includes the following coding sequences:
- a CDS encoding Mannose-1-phosphate guanylyltransferase / Mannose-6-phosphate isomerase, translating into MKEQLYPVILAGGSGTRFWPLSRHLYPKQLLRIIGDETLIQQTMRRVLSCAKPDHVLISTNPGQADSIRVQLGEWKSDLKDNYVVEPVGRNTAPAIALAATEIVRRDPEAMMLVLPADHVVTGEKAFQAAVALAAQLADKGHLVTFGITPTRPETGYGYIQPNRRTALAKKGRLTGYPVARFVEKPNRTKAAQYLKNGNYFWNSGMFLWKATTILEEIRRHQPQLARAAQKVHALMASGAEPRLIEDAYKKVPSISIDNGVMELSAKAAMIPVSFGWSDVGNWSSLEEVAPRDKAGNVVSGRVIDLDSTNSVLYADRRVVATIGLTDMVVVDTPDATLICPKSRSQDVKQMVEILKQQGAPEHLEHLTVFRPWGSYTVLEEGPGYKVKRVTVNPAGRLSLQLHHKRSEHWVVIAGTARVTRGEELLDLQVGQSTAIPVETPHRLENPGTETLHIIEVQNGPYLGEDDIVRFHDDYGRTPK; encoded by the coding sequence ATGAAGGAACAGCTCTATCCGGTGATCTTGGCCGGCGGCAGTGGGACGCGGTTCTGGCCCTTGAGTCGGCATCTCTATCCGAAGCAGCTGCTCCGGATCATCGGCGACGAGACGCTCATTCAGCAGACGATGCGGCGGGTGCTCTCCTGCGCCAAGCCTGACCATGTCCTCATCTCCACCAATCCGGGCCAGGCGGATTCGATTCGCGTGCAATTGGGGGAGTGGAAGTCCGATCTGAAAGACAATTATGTGGTCGAGCCAGTCGGCAGAAACACGGCTCCAGCCATCGCTTTGGCTGCAACGGAGATCGTTCGGCGCGATCCCGAGGCGATGATGCTGGTCTTGCCGGCGGACCATGTGGTGACCGGCGAGAAGGCGTTCCAGGCGGCGGTGGCGTTGGCTGCTCAACTGGCCGACAAGGGCCATCTGGTCACATTCGGGATCACACCCACCAGGCCTGAGACGGGCTATGGTTACATTCAACCGAATCGACGAACCGCCCTGGCCAAGAAGGGGCGCTTGACCGGCTATCCGGTCGCACGATTCGTCGAGAAGCCGAACCGGACCAAGGCGGCGCAATATCTAAAAAACGGCAACTATTTTTGGAACAGCGGCATGTTTCTCTGGAAGGCCACAACTATTCTGGAGGAAATCCGGCGGCATCAGCCGCAGCTGGCCAGGGCCGCGCAGAAGGTCCATGCCCTCATGGCATCGGGCGCTGAGCCGCGTCTCATCGAGGACGCCTACAAAAAGGTTCCCTCGATATCGATCGATAATGGGGTCATGGAGTTGTCGGCCAAGGCGGCGATGATTCCCGTCTCATTCGGCTGGTCGGATGTGGGGAATTGGAGCAGTCTCGAAGAAGTCGCCCCGCGCGACAAGGCCGGGAACGTCGTCAGCGGGCGGGTCATCGACCTGGACAGTACCAATTCCGTCCTCTACGCCGACCGTCGGGTCGTGGCCACGATCGGGCTCACTGATATGGTGGTGGTGGACACGCCGGATGCCACCTTGATCTGTCCGAAATCCCGCTCGCAGGACGTAAAACAGATGGTCGAGATCCTGAAGCAGCAGGGTGCCCCCGAACATTTGGAGCACCTCACGGTGTTCCGGCCTTGGGGATCCTATACGGTGCTCGAAGAGGGGCCTGGGTATAAGGTCAAACGCGTGACGGTGAACCCCGCTGGGCGACTGTCGCTGCAACTCCATCATAAACGCAGCGAGCATTGGGTCGTGATTGCCGGGACCGCGCGGGTTACCAGGGGGGAAGAGTTGCTGGACCTGCAGGTCGGGCAGAGCACGGCGATCCCGGTGGAAACGCCGCACCGTCTTGAAAATCCCGGTACCGAGACCCTGCACATTATCGAGGTGCAGAACGGGCCCTATCTGGGTGAAGACGACATCGTGCGGTTTCACGACGACTACGGGCGAACGCCGAAATAA
- a CDS encoding 3-deoxy-D-manno-octulosonate 8-phosphate phosphatase, giving the protein MPSTDRRKTTPSASRLSLQGILHRIRLFATDVDGVLTDAGMYYSESGDEWKKFNTRDGMGIKLLQKAGILTAIITQESTKIVMRRAQKLAIPEVHQGVFDKLALLKDLIARHGLTMEQVAYIGDDVNDVEALGAVGFSAAPADGMPPVLKTVRYRCKKKGGEGAVREVADLILAAQKTR; this is encoded by the coding sequence ATGCCGAGCACCGATCGCCGAAAAACAACACCATCCGCTTCTCGCTTGTCTTTGCAAGGGATCCTGCATCGTATTCGACTGTTCGCGACGGATGTCGATGGGGTCTTGACGGACGCGGGCATGTATTATTCCGAATCCGGCGATGAATGGAAAAAATTCAACACCCGCGACGGGATGGGGATCAAACTCCTGCAAAAAGCCGGCATTCTCACCGCCATCATCACGCAGGAGTCGACGAAAATCGTGATGCGCCGAGCTCAAAAACTGGCGATTCCCGAAGTGCACCAAGGGGTGTTCGATAAACTGGCGCTGTTGAAAGACCTCATCGCGCGCCACGGCCTCACGATGGAGCAGGTGGCCTACATCGGGGACGATGTCAACGACGTTGAAGCCCTCGGTGCGGTCGGATTTTCGGCGGCTCCGGCCGACGGGATGCCGCCCGTGCTGAAGACCGTTCGATACCGATGCAAAAAGAAGGGTGGCGAGGGTGCTGTGCGGGAAGTGGCGGATCTCATTTTGGCGGCTCAGAAGACGCGGTGA
- a CDS encoding Undecaprenyl-phosphate galactosephosphotransferase: protein MLKRHSQFLQSLLFIFDLTVICCCWMLAYYIRFLEGVGPVDKGVPPLDLYVALLVPIVLVWGVSFRAFHLYRPRRMGTHAAEIFDIAKANTLSVLILVALTFFVRQFEYSRLVFVYFWILNVVALGFSRMAFREGLRLIRRKGRNLRHCMIIGAGKLGQRIARSLALHSEFGIKVHGYLTRHPEKLGQWFEGAEVVGLYSDLEKYAPGLDIVFVCVPPDAEASTEKLLQFLATTTIEVKVVPSIYEFITLRAEAEMFDGLPVITLQGTPLHGWNVVLKRGADVVGALLALLLTGPVLVIVTGLIKATSAGPVFYRQERMGLDGKPFLMLKFRTMRDDHPGDTVLLTPKNDPRVTPLGRWLRRTSIDELPQFWNVLLGEMSIVGPRPERSWVVEEVRRQIPLYMLKHKMKAGITGWAQVNGWRGNTSLEKRIEHDLYYIEHWSIWFDLKIMWLTLWRGFIHRHAY, encoded by the coding sequence ATGCTCAAGCGTCACTCGCAGTTCCTCCAGAGTCTGCTGTTTATTTTCGATCTGACCGTCATCTGCTGCTGTTGGATGCTGGCCTACTATATTCGGTTCCTTGAAGGCGTGGGTCCCGTCGATAAGGGCGTTCCCCCCCTCGATTTATATGTCGCCCTCCTCGTGCCGATCGTCCTGGTATGGGGGGTGTCGTTTCGTGCGTTTCACCTGTACCGACCGCGTCGCATGGGAACACATGCCGCTGAAATTTTCGACATCGCGAAAGCCAACACCTTGTCCGTCCTGATCCTGGTCGCCTTGACCTTCTTCGTGCGGCAATTCGAGTATTCCCGGCTTGTCTTCGTGTATTTCTGGATCTTGAATGTCGTGGCGCTCGGATTCTCTCGCATGGCGTTTCGCGAGGGACTTCGGCTGATCCGTCGAAAGGGACGCAATCTGCGGCATTGCATGATCATCGGAGCGGGCAAGCTGGGCCAGCGAATTGCCCGATCGTTGGCGTTGCACTCGGAATTCGGTATCAAGGTGCATGGGTATTTGACGCGGCATCCTGAAAAACTCGGCCAGTGGTTCGAGGGCGCAGAGGTGGTCGGTCTGTACTCCGATCTGGAAAAATATGCACCGGGTCTCGACATCGTGTTCGTCTGCGTACCTCCTGATGCAGAGGCATCGACGGAAAAGCTTCTGCAATTCCTCGCCACGACGACCATCGAAGTCAAGGTCGTCCCCTCCATCTACGAGTTCATTACGTTGCGGGCAGAGGCCGAAATGTTCGATGGCTTGCCGGTCATTACGCTGCAGGGGACGCCGCTTCATGGCTGGAACGTCGTGCTGAAGCGGGGTGCGGATGTCGTCGGCGCCTTGCTGGCCCTGCTGTTGACCGGCCCGGTCCTCGTCATCGTCACAGGGCTCATCAAAGCCACCTCGGCGGGACCCGTTTTCTATCGGCAGGAGCGCATGGGGTTGGATGGCAAGCCGTTTCTGATGCTCAAGTTTCGCACGATGCGCGATGACCATCCAGGAGACACCGTACTGCTCACTCCGAAGAACGATCCTCGCGTGACGCCGCTCGGACGATGGTTACGTCGTACCAGCATTGACGAACTGCCGCAATTCTGGAATGTACTGCTGGGCGAAATGAGCATTGTCGGTCCACGGCCGGAGCGTTCATGGGTAGTCGAAGAGGTCCGCAGACAAATTCCCCTCTATATGCTCAAGCATAAGATGAAGGCCGGGATCACCGGGTGGGCGCAAGTCAACGGCTGGCGCGGCAATACCTCGCTGGAAAAACGGATCGAGCACGATCTGTATTACATCGAACATTGGTCGATCTGGTTCGACCTCAAAATCATGTGGCTCACCTTGTGGAGAGGGTTCATCCATCGGCATGCCTATTGA
- a CDS encoding phosphomannomutase/phosphoglucomutase, with protein sequence MALFREYDLRGIVGEELTEAIAEQVGLAYATMVRELRVSRISLGRDGRLSSPRLQAALLRGLLAGGLDVVDLGLCASPLLYFSLFHLPVQGGIMITGSHNAAEYNGFKICIGKEAIHGEDIQRLRQVMEGGRFVSGSGQLSAHEIIPDYLQYLKNDFAGVRADHLHVVIDCGNGAASLVAKQALEQMGCRVTGLYDELDGRFPNHHPDPTVVDNLQDLIAAVKEEKADVGIGYDGDADRIGAIDEQGQILWGDRLMVLYARDILAQRPGTTFISEVKASQCLYDDIAAKGGRPIMWKTGHSLMKAKLKEESAVLAGEMSGHMFFADRYFGFDDAVYASCRLVEILAKTKQAVSSLVADLPQTTVTPEIRVDCPDTLKFQLVDQVRAQLMAYLDARQPVGASNLRLRDLVTIDGVRAIFEDGWGLIRASNTQPALVLRFEAPSQARLDMIRATIETELAQARRVLST encoded by the coding sequence ATGGCGTTGTTTCGCGAATATGATCTCAGGGGCATTGTCGGGGAAGAACTCACCGAGGCGATTGCCGAGCAGGTGGGACTGGCCTACGCCACCATGGTGCGTGAGCTGAGGGTTTCGCGGATCAGCCTTGGGCGAGACGGACGGTTGAGTTCACCCCGGTTGCAGGCGGCGTTGTTGCGCGGTCTGTTGGCCGGTGGACTGGACGTGGTGGATCTTGGGCTCTGCGCCTCGCCGCTCCTGTATTTTTCGTTGTTTCACCTGCCGGTGCAGGGCGGGATTATGATTACGGGCAGCCATAATGCCGCTGAATACAACGGATTCAAAATCTGCATCGGCAAGGAAGCCATCCACGGCGAAGACATTCAACGGTTGCGGCAGGTGATGGAAGGCGGCCGGTTCGTCTCGGGTTCCGGGCAGCTCTCCGCGCACGAAATCATTCCGGACTATTTGCAGTATCTCAAGAATGACTTTGCCGGTGTGCGGGCGGACCATCTGCATGTGGTGATCGATTGCGGCAACGGCGCGGCGTCGTTGGTGGCCAAACAGGCCCTGGAGCAAATGGGCTGTCGCGTCACCGGACTCTATGACGAACTGGACGGGCGATTTCCCAATCACCATCCCGATCCTACGGTCGTGGACAATCTGCAGGACTTGATCGCGGCCGTGAAGGAAGAAAAGGCGGATGTCGGCATCGGCTACGACGGGGATGCCGACCGTATCGGCGCAATCGACGAGCAGGGACAGATCCTGTGGGGCGATCGCCTGATGGTGCTCTATGCCAGGGACATTCTGGCACAAAGGCCCGGTACTACGTTTATTTCCGAGGTGAAGGCCTCGCAATGTCTGTACGACGATATCGCCGCCAAGGGCGGGCGCCCGATCATGTGGAAGACCGGCCATTCCCTGATGAAGGCGAAACTGAAAGAGGAGTCAGCCGTCCTGGCAGGCGAAATGTCGGGCCATATGTTTTTCGCCGACCGCTATTTCGGCTTCGACGACGCCGTCTATGCCTCCTGCCGGCTGGTTGAAATCCTGGCCAAGACGAAACAGGCGGTGTCGAGTCTGGTGGCGGATCTTCCGCAGACGACCGTGACCCCGGAAATTCGTGTCGATTGTCCCGATACGTTGAAGTTTCAACTGGTCGATCAGGTGCGGGCGCAATTGATGGCCTATCTGGATGCCCGGCAGCCGGTCGGCGCCTCCAACCTTCGCCTGCGGGACCTGGTGACGATCGATGGAGTGCGTGCAATTTTCGAAGATGGGTGGGGCCTCATTCGTGCCTCCAATACCCAACCGGCGCTGGTACTGCGGTTTGAGGCTCCTTCGCAGGCTCGTTTGGACATGATCCGCGCGACCATCGAGACCGAACTTGCGCAGGCCCGCCGTGTCCTTTCGACGTAG